From Carettochelys insculpta isolate YL-2023 chromosome 22, ASM3395843v1, whole genome shotgun sequence, one genomic window encodes:
- the LOC142024644 gene encoding uncharacterized protein LOC142024644, producing MAFLTPDLQRGIAKGLEHLVSLARNMSSSSETPGVHRRVQEDARSALKEMTAVNSQLEKQQRTMDSQAVEVAEKSSTLRKEKHERELSQDLSRIELQYHESTKEHAETIHGTAKSQLEELTKMQKKARREVGWNKIARNIALAFLPFSSLMAGIMTAVFQASLYTAQRAEQELQTAVDFYKTKVCEYEQNIRKCDLEKEKTEQSVKADETRIREIEEELSRLQANWSEEQDLFLCFLGLLLTELQALPRQLEEEGCWEDAWTTLETVAVEKLEGGEGLLSFWADTTRDNGKKIQDLVRELGEILHSRAKGARIAQS from the exons ATGGCCTTTTTAACTCCCGACCTGCAACGTGGGATTGCTAAAGGCCTGGAGCATCTGGTATCTCTGGCCAGGAACATGAGCTCTTCCAGCGAGACCCCGGGTGTGCACAGACGGGTTCAGGAAGATGCCCGCAGTGCCTTGAAGGAAATGACAGCAGTGAACAGCCAGCTGGAAAAGCAGCAGCGCACCATGGATTCCCAGGCCGTGGAGGTGGCGGAGAAGAGCTCGACGCTGCGTAAGGAAAAGCACGAAAGAGAACTGAGCCAGGACCTCTCCCGTATAGAGCTGCAATACCACGAGAGCACCAAGGAACACGCCGAGACAATACACGGCACAGCCAAGAGTCAGCTGGAAGAGCTCACGAAGATGCAGAAGAAGGCGAGACGAGAGGTGGGGTGGAATAAAATCGCCAGAAATATCGCCCTGGCGTTCCTGCCTTTCTCCAGTCTCATGG CTGGGATCATGACTGCCGTTTTCCAGGCCTCCCTGTACACTGCTCAGAGGGCAGAACAGGAGCTGCAAACCGCCGTCGACTTCTACAAAACCAAAGTCTGCGAGTACGAACAAAACATCCGCAAATGCGACCTTGAGAAGGAAAAAACTGAGCAGAGCGTCAAGGCTGATGAGACGAGAATACGCGAGATCGAGGAGGAACTTTCACGACTGCAGGCGAACTGGAGCGAAGAGCAGGATTTGTTTCTCTGCTTCCtgggcctgctgctcacagagcTACAGGCCCTCCCACGCCAGCTGGAGGAAGAGGGTTGCTGGGAAGATGCCTGGACGACTCTGGAAACGGTGGCGGTTGAGAAGCTGGAAGGGGGCGAGGGGCTGTTGAGCTTCTGGGCTGATACCACGAGGGACAATGGAAAGAAAATACAGGACCTTGTCAGGGAACTCGGCGAAATCCTCCACTCCAGGGCGAAGGGAGCCAGGATCGCTCAGAGCTGA